From Solidesulfovibrio carbinoliphilus subsp. oakridgensis, the proteins below share one genomic window:
- a CDS encoding HDOD domain-containing protein, translating to MKKRLPLAALSAGLTLAEPLRRADGVLLLPRGALLTERHLALFPVWGIEAVAIVRGDDSATAAGAGPDGCDAPDEAQALEDFQADPETLAAVDALLRPRFVHAALSEAVMSRLYALRLPRAARLLARRGPAALAPLGPVPPESLPPLPDGPAPGPMALIESDPKLTSLPDVFVRINEVLNDAHSTAKEAAEVIGKDTSLSAKLLTVVNSAFYGFPVKVDTLSRAVTIVGSRQLTTLALGISVISIFKDLPGCLVDMRSFWKHSISCGVVASALAGPDTEMDVERLFVAGLLHDVGRLVLYRSLPRHAAHTLALARAEGILLRDAERRTLGFDHATLAGMLLRKWRFPESLEKAVRHHHGGPTHMGMALPAIVHTADVVTAALGLGSSGEAYVPPLSPVAWNTVGLAPDRITDVVAAADVQIEDIIKAFLPGDV from the coding sequence ATGAAGAAACGACTCCCGCTTGCCGCCCTCTCCGCCGGCCTCACCCTGGCCGAACCCCTGCGCCGCGCCGACGGCGTGCTGCTGTTGCCCCGGGGGGCGCTCCTCACCGAGCGCCATCTGGCCCTGTTCCCGGTCTGGGGAATCGAGGCGGTGGCGATCGTCCGCGGCGACGACTCGGCCACAGCGGCCGGGGCAGGGCCGGACGGTTGCGACGCCCCGGACGAGGCGCAGGCTCTGGAAGACTTCCAGGCCGATCCCGAGACGCTGGCGGCGGTGGACGCGCTCCTGCGGCCCCGGTTCGTCCATGCCGCCCTGTCCGAAGCCGTCATGTCCCGGCTCTACGCCCTGCGCCTGCCCCGGGCCGCCCGCCTGCTCGCCCGGCGGGGGCCGGCCGCCCTGGCCCCGCTCGGGCCGGTGCCGCCGGAAAGCCTGCCTCCCCTGCCGGACGGGCCGGCCCCCGGCCCCATGGCCCTCATCGAATCCGACCCCAAGCTCACGTCCCTGCCGGACGTGTTCGTGCGCATAAACGAAGTCTTAAACGACGCCCACAGCACGGCCAAGGAGGCGGCCGAGGTCATCGGCAAGGACACGAGCCTCTCGGCCAAGCTCCTCACCGTGGTCAACAGCGCCTTTTACGGATTTCCGGTCAAGGTCGACACCCTGTCCCGGGCCGTGACCATCGTCGGCAGCCGCCAGCTCACCACGCTGGCCCTCGGCATCTCGGTCATCTCCATCTTCAAGGACCTGCCCGGCTGCCTGGTGGACATGCGCTCGTTCTGGAAGCACAGCATCAGTTGCGGCGTCGTGGCCTCGGCCCTGGCCGGCCCGGACACCGAGATGGACGTGGAACGGCTCTTCGTGGCCGGGCTGCTGCACGACGTGGGCCGGCTGGTGCTCTACCGCAGCCTGCCGCGACATGCCGCCCACACCCTGGCCCTGGCCCGGGCCGAAGGCATCCTGTTGCGCGACGCCGAACGCCGGACCCTGGGTTTCGACCACGCGACCCTGGCCGGCATGCTCCTTCGCAAATGGCGCTTTCCCGAGAGCCTGGAAAAGGCCGTGCGCCACCACCACGGCGGCCCCACCCACATGGGCATGGCCCTGCCGGCCATCGTGCACACGGCCGACGTGGTCACGGCCGCCCTTGGCCTCGGTTCGAGCGGCGAGGCCTACGTGCCGCCCCTGTCCCCGGTGGCCTGGAACACCGTCGGCCTGGCCCCGGACCGCATCACCGATGTGGTGGCCGCGGCCGACGTCCAGATCGAGGACATCATCAAGGCCTTCCTGCCGGGCGACGTCTAG
- a CDS encoding methyltransferase family protein, translating to MNRWGMGTTLYRATILYGLLAVLYDTVLLAAWCDRLVPWRLALAGGGTLLFLGLVVYALGTFSVYKAVDAGQLATRGIYAVVRHPLYAAWVWLIVPGLALLQGTPLTLAAPVVAAVFYRLCIPHEEAVLSAAHGEAYEAYRRRVGGIVPRLGRAAGPGPAKAGGS from the coding sequence ATGAACCGGTGGGGCATGGGGACGACGCTTTATCGCGCGACCATTCTCTATGGATTGTTGGCGGTGCTCTACGACACCGTCCTGCTGGCAGCCTGGTGCGACCGGCTGGTGCCGTGGCGGCTGGCCCTGGCCGGCGGCGGCACCCTTCTTTTCCTGGGGCTGGTCGTCTACGCGCTCGGCACGTTTTCCGTGTACAAGGCCGTGGACGCGGGCCAGCTCGCCACGCGCGGCATCTATGCCGTGGTGCGCCATCCCCTGTACGCCGCCTGGGTCTGGCTGATCGTGCCGGGCCTGGCCCTCTTGCAGGGCACGCCGCTCACCCTGGCCGCGCCGGTGGTGGCGGCGGTCTTTTACCGCCTGTGCATTCCCCACGAGGAGGCGGTCCTCAGCGCAGCCCACGGCGAGGCCTACGAAGCCTACCGCCGCCGGGTCGGCGGCATTGTGCCCCGCCTTGGCCGCGCGGCTGGGCCGGGCCCGGCCAAGGCCGGGGGTTCCTGA
- a CDS encoding proline iminopeptidase-family hydrolase produces MFVDVPGGRVYCRTVGHGAPGLPLLVLHGGPGVPHDYLEPLEALADERPVVFYDQLGCGLSDRPDDPALFTVSRFVAELDAVRRALKLSRLHLLGQSWGTMLAVDYLLEKGQAGVAGLVLSGPCLSARQFAADQREHLAQMPEDVRLAIAAAEATADFASPAYEAAVTAFYARHVCRLDPWPECLTRAIEKMGHPVYARMWGPSEFTVTGCLAGYDRTGDLGGLRLPALFTCGRFDEATPATTALYRSLLPGARLRVFEDASHEHHLERPGDYLETVAAFLRQAEAGPPGRP; encoded by the coding sequence ATGTTTGTCGACGTCCCGGGCGGCCGGGTCTATTGCCGCACCGTGGGCCACGGCGCGCCGGGCCTGCCGCTCCTGGTCCTCCACGGCGGCCCGGGCGTGCCCCACGACTACCTCGAACCCTTGGAGGCCCTGGCCGACGAGCGGCCGGTGGTCTTCTACGACCAGCTCGGCTGCGGCCTGTCCGACCGGCCCGACGACCCGGCCCTTTTCACGGTGTCCCGGTTCGTGGCCGAGCTCGACGCCGTGCGCCGGGCCTTGAAGCTTTCCCGGCTCCACCTGCTCGGCCAGTCCTGGGGCACCATGCTGGCCGTGGACTACCTGCTGGAAAAAGGCCAGGCCGGCGTGGCCGGCCTGGTCCTGTCCGGGCCGTGCCTGTCGGCCCGGCAGTTCGCGGCCGACCAGCGGGAGCACCTCGCCCAGATGCCCGAGGACGTGCGGCTGGCCATCGCCGCGGCCGAGGCCACGGCCGATTTCGCCTCCCCGGCCTACGAGGCGGCCGTCACCGCCTTTTACGCCCGGCACGTCTGCCGGCTCGACCCGTGGCCCGAGTGCCTCACCCGGGCCATCGAAAAGATGGGACATCCCGTCTATGCCCGCATGTGGGGCCCAAGCGAGTTCACCGTGACCGGCTGCCTGGCCGGATACGACCGGACCGGCGACCTCGGCGGCCTGCGCCTGCCCGCCCTTTTCACCTGCGGCCGCTTTGACGAGGCCACGCCCGCGACCACGGCCTTGTACCGGTCGCTTCTCCCGGGCGCGCGGCTGCGTGTCTTCGAGGACGCCTCCCACGAGCACCACCTGGAACGGCCCGGCGACTATCTCGAAACCGTGGCCGCCTTCCTGCGCCAGGCCGAGGCCGGGCCGCCGGGGCGGCCGTGA
- a CDS encoding amylo-alpha-1,6-glucosidase produces the protein MLENISLSPALTPHSPDEDPHRYKEWLVTNGLGGYATGTVAGAITRRYHGLLIAALPNPLGRMMMLNGLSERLRLPDRSVVYTGAEELVGLAPEAVHPLSSFRLENAVPVWRYEIGECILEKRLVMPYRQNTVHVTYRLLRGTGVVRLNLRPAIQFRPHDDSVCLLQAMHYRLSVYDDQFEIEGEARYPTLRLLLHGPSTAFTVDRKETSTIPYTTERNRGYPCEGSLWSPGYFRTDLEEGQETTLVASTENWETIHALSPAAAFRAETERCEFLVSAAAPELQSGLPAQLVLAADQFLITPVGRTQDAVRAKAAGDEIRTVIAGYHWFTDWGRDTMISLEGLTLMTGRTNEAGWILRTFAEYIRNGLIPNMFPEGQKDGLYHTADATLWFFHAIHRYVETTGDRVTLRQLLPKLADIVRHHRQGTDFGIRMDPEDGLLRQGAEGYQLTWMDAKVDDWVVTPRRGKAVEINALWYNALRLLERWLLDAGDADGAAPIGRMADQARESFNKRFWYEAGGYLYDVIDGEAGEPDDACRPNQVLAISLDHAVLDESRWPSVMDVVTRKLLTPLGLRSLAPDHPDYKAKYYGDLRSRDAAYHQGTVWAWLIGPYVDAWIRLHPGRNYEARGFLAGLLAHMDDACIGSISEVFDADAPFLPRGCIAQAWSVAEVLRCWVKTAE, from the coding sequence ATGCTTGAAAATATCAGCCTGTCGCCGGCGCTCACGCCCCACAGCCCGGACGAGGATCCCCATCGGTACAAGGAGTGGCTGGTCACCAACGGGCTTGGCGGCTACGCCACCGGCACCGTGGCCGGGGCGATCACGAGGCGCTACCATGGCCTTTTGATCGCGGCCCTGCCGAACCCCCTCGGGCGCATGATGATGCTAAACGGCCTGTCCGAGCGGCTGCGGCTGCCGGACAGGAGCGTCGTCTACACCGGGGCCGAGGAGCTGGTGGGCCTGGCCCCGGAGGCGGTCCACCCGCTGTCCAGCTTTCGCCTGGAAAACGCCGTGCCCGTCTGGCGGTATGAAATCGGCGAATGCATCCTCGAAAAGCGGCTGGTCATGCCCTACCGGCAAAACACCGTCCACGTGACCTACCGGCTTTTGCGCGGCACGGGCGTGGTGCGCCTGAACCTGCGCCCGGCCATCCAGTTTCGGCCCCACGACGACTCGGTCTGCCTGCTCCAGGCCATGCACTACCGGCTGTCGGTCTACGACGACCAGTTCGAGATCGAGGGGGAGGCCCGCTACCCGACCCTGCGCCTGCTGTTGCACGGCCCGTCCACGGCCTTTACCGTGGACCGCAAGGAGACCTCGACCATCCCCTACACCACGGAACGCAACCGGGGCTATCCGTGCGAGGGGTCGCTGTGGAGCCCGGGATATTTCCGCACCGATCTGGAGGAGGGGCAGGAGACCACGCTCGTGGCCTCGACCGAGAACTGGGAGACCATCCACGCCCTGTCCCCGGCCGCGGCCTTTCGGGCCGAGACCGAGCGGTGCGAGTTTCTGGTCAGCGCGGCCGCGCCCGAGCTCCAAAGCGGCCTGCCCGCCCAGCTGGTCCTGGCCGCCGACCAGTTCCTCATCACCCCGGTCGGCCGCACCCAGGACGCGGTCCGGGCCAAGGCGGCCGGCGACGAGATCCGCACGGTCATCGCCGGCTACCACTGGTTCACGGACTGGGGCCGGGACACCATGATCAGCCTGGAAGGCCTGACGCTTATGACCGGGCGCACCAACGAGGCCGGCTGGATCCTGCGCACCTTTGCCGAATACATCCGAAACGGGCTCATTCCCAACATGTTCCCGGAAGGGCAGAAGGACGGCCTCTACCACACGGCCGACGCCACGCTCTGGTTTTTCCACGCCATCCACCGCTACGTGGAGACGACGGGCGACCGGGTCACCCTGCGTCAGCTGTTGCCCAAGCTGGCGGACATCGTCCGGCACCACCGCCAGGGCACGGATTTCGGCATCCGCATGGATCCCGAGGACGGGCTTTTGCGCCAGGGGGCCGAGGGCTACCAGCTGACCTGGATGGACGCCAAGGTGGACGACTGGGTGGTGACGCCGCGCCGGGGCAAGGCCGTGGAGATCAACGCCCTGTGGTACAACGCCCTGCGCCTGCTCGAACGGTGGCTCCTGGACGCCGGCGACGCGGACGGCGCGGCTCCGATCGGGCGGATGGCGGACCAGGCCCGGGAGTCGTTCAACAAACGGTTCTGGTACGAGGCCGGGGGCTACCTCTACGACGTGATCGACGGGGAGGCCGGGGAACCGGACGACGCCTGCCGCCCCAACCAGGTCCTGGCCATTTCCCTGGACCACGCGGTCCTGGACGAAAGCCGGTGGCCGTCGGTCATGGACGTGGTGACGCGAAAGCTGCTGACTCCCCTGGGGCTCCGGTCCCTGGCGCCGGACCATCCTGACTACAAGGCAAAGTATTACGGTGACTTGCGTTCCAGGGACGCCGCCTACCACCAGGGCACGGTCTGGGCCTGGCTGATCGGCCCCTATGTGGACGCCTGGATCCGGCTCCATCCCGGCAGGAACTACGAAGCCCGGGGATTTCTGGCTGGCCTGCTGGCCCACATGGACGACGCCTGCATCGGCTCCATCAGCGAGGTCTTTGACGCGGACGCGCCCTTCCTGCCGCGCGGCTGCATCGCCCAGGCCTGGAGCGTGGCCGAGGTCCTGCGCTGCTGGGTGAAGACGGCCGAGTGA
- the treZ gene encoding malto-oligosyltrehalose trehalohydrolase yields the protein MKTKRRYPIGAEVQPAGGTHFLVWAPRPGKVELVLESGPGAPAVIPMKALADGYHGAMVPVATAGTRYRFRLDGKGDYPDPASRFQPDGPHGSSQVVDPTAYDWQDAGWPGVSVKGQVIYEMHVGTFTKEGTFAAAQNELAELAACGITVVEVMPVADFPGRFGWGYDGVGQFAPVWLYGEPDDFRRFVDTAHQNGLGVILDVVYNHFGPSGNYLKEYSTDYFTDAYKNEWGEAINFDGKNSRPVREFFLANAAYWIEEFHLDGLRLDATQQIFDASPEYIVTAIARRVRKAAAGRQTILVAENEPQDSNLVRPATAGGNGLDSLWNDDFHHSAMVALTGRNEAYYTDYLGKPQEFLSMLKYGYLYQGQRYKWQKGRRGSPGLDLPPEAFVLYIQNHDQIANSGRSERLQFLTSPGRLRAMTALLLLAPGTPMLFQGQEFGASTPFYYFSDHDPELAKLVREGRAQFTQQFRSLATPEMQSFVKDPGNPSVFEQCKLDLGERERHRPVYDLHKDLLRLRREDPVFSAQAPRGLDGAVVAEECLVLRYFGQEGDDRLLVVNFGRDVHLDPAPEPLLAPPAGMAWGIVWSSEDPKYGGTGTPHPDTQENWRMQGHAAVALAPVPREDKKDA from the coding sequence ATGAAAACCAAACGCCGCTACCCGATCGGAGCGGAAGTCCAGCCCGCGGGCGGGACGCATTTTCTCGTATGGGCCCCGCGTCCGGGCAAAGTCGAACTCGTCCTGGAGTCCGGCCCGGGCGCGCCCGCGGTCATTCCCATGAAGGCCCTGGCGGACGGCTATCACGGGGCCATGGTGCCCGTGGCCACGGCCGGCACCCGCTACCGGTTCCGCCTGGACGGCAAGGGTGATTATCCCGACCCGGCCTCGCGCTTCCAGCCCGACGGGCCCCACGGCTCCTCCCAGGTCGTGGACCCGACGGCCTACGACTGGCAGGACGCCGGCTGGCCGGGCGTGTCGGTCAAGGGCCAGGTCATCTACGAGATGCACGTCGGCACCTTCACCAAGGAAGGGACCTTTGCCGCGGCCCAAAACGAGCTGGCCGAACTGGCGGCCTGCGGCATCACGGTCGTCGAGGTCATGCCGGTGGCCGATTTCCCGGGCCGGTTCGGCTGGGGGTACGACGGGGTGGGACAGTTCGCGCCGGTGTGGCTCTACGGCGAGCCGGACGACTTCCGCCGCTTCGTGGACACGGCCCACCAAAACGGCCTCGGCGTCATCCTGGACGTGGTCTACAACCACTTCGGCCCGAGCGGAAACTATCTCAAGGAATATTCGACCGACTATTTCACGGACGCCTACAAGAACGAGTGGGGCGAGGCCATCAACTTCGACGGGAAAAACTCCCGGCCGGTGCGCGAGTTCTTCCTGGCCAACGCCGCCTACTGGATCGAGGAGTTCCACCTGGACGGCCTGCGCCTGGACGCCACCCAGCAGATCTTCGACGCCTCGCCCGAGTACATCGTGACCGCCATCGCCCGCCGGGTCCGCAAGGCGGCGGCCGGCCGGCAGACCATCCTGGTGGCCGAAAACGAGCCCCAGGACTCGAACCTGGTCCGCCCGGCCACGGCCGGCGGCAACGGGCTCGACAGCCTGTGGAACGACGACTTCCACCACAGCGCCATGGTGGCCCTGACCGGCCGCAACGAGGCCTACTACACCGATTACCTGGGCAAGCCCCAGGAATTCCTGTCCATGCTCAAGTACGGCTACCTCTACCAGGGACAACGCTACAAATGGCAGAAGGGCCGCCGGGGCTCGCCCGGCCTCGACCTGCCGCCGGAGGCCTTTGTCCTTTACATCCAGAACCACGACCAGATCGCCAATTCCGGGCGCAGCGAGCGCCTGCAGTTTTTGACCAGCCCGGGCCGGCTGCGGGCCATGACCGCCCTGCTCCTTCTGGCCCCGGGCACGCCCATGCTGTTCCAGGGCCAGGAATTCGGGGCCTCGACGCCGTTTTACTACTTTTCGGACCACGATCCGGAACTGGCCAAGCTCGTGCGCGAGGGCCGGGCCCAGTTCACCCAGCAGTTCCGCAGCCTGGCCACGCCCGAAATGCAGTCCTTCGTGAAGGATCCGGGCAATCCGTCGGTCTTCGAGCAGTGCAAGCTCGACCTCGGGGAGCGCGAGCGCCACCGGCCCGTCTACGACCTGCACAAGGACCTCCTGCGTCTGCGGCGCGAGGACCCGGTCTTTTCCGCCCAGGCCCCCCGGGGCCTCGACGGCGCGGTGGTGGCCGAGGAGTGCCTGGTGCTGCGGTATTTCGGCCAGGAGGGGGACGACCGCCTGCTGGTGGTCAATTTCGGGCGCGACGTGCACCTCGACCCGGCCCCGGAACCGCTCCTGGCCCCGCCGGCCGGCATGGCCTGGGGCATCGTGTGGTCGAGCGAGGACCCCAAATACGGCGGCACCGGGACACCGCATCCGGACACGCAAGAGAACTGGCGCATGCAGGGCCATGCCGCGGTGGCCCTCGCCCCGGTCCCTCGGGAGGACAAAAAGGATGCTTGA
- a CDS encoding translation initiation factor Sui1, whose amino-acid sequence MASSKNSNSVPVYSTDRGALCPGCGRPAGQCACGQPKAGPKGDGIVRISRETKGRKGKGVSVVTGLPLAPAALEALAGELRKRCGAGGTVKDGVVEIQGDHRELLAKELEKRGYRVKLAGG is encoded by the coding sequence ATGGCGTCATCCAAGAACAGCAATTCCGTTCCCGTCTATTCCACGGACCGGGGCGCGCTCTGCCCGGGCTGCGGCCGTCCGGCCGGGCAGTGCGCCTGCGGCCAGCCGAAAGCCGGGCCAAAGGGCGACGGCATCGTGCGGATCTCCCGGGAAACCAAGGGGCGAAAGGGCAAGGGCGTATCCGTGGTCACGGGCCTGCCCCTGGCTCCGGCCGCCCTCGAGGCCCTGGCCGGGGAGCTCCGCAAGCGGTGCGGGGCCGGGGGCACGGTCAAGGACGGGGTGGTGGAGATCCAGGGCGACCATCGGGAGCTTCTGGCCAAGGAGTTGGAAAAACGCGGCTACCGCGTCAAGCTGGCCGGCGGCTGA